The following are from one region of the Sandaracinus amylolyticus genome:
- a CDS encoding tetratricopeptide repeat protein, which translates to MKRALVTSAIALAAVALASSSARAETLDDLFRAGNEAYFRGAYDDASSRYEELVELGVRDADVFYNLGTAYARQGRHGRAIAAYERALRVRPSDAEAATALRHARDALASRRADREGEATMASDEGLAHAVFGRLSRDALASAVLVLDALFFAVLAAFLFVRRETARLALGIGAPLLGLALGAASLGLAIRSGAFDEGVAAVVVADRVPLREGPHEDAQERARVREGERAWIVGEDGAWVHVRAGGREGWVEGAQVVRID; encoded by the coding sequence ATGAAGCGCGCGCTCGTGACCTCGGCGATCGCGCTCGCAGCCGTCGCGCTGGCGAGCTCGAGCGCGCGCGCCGAGACGCTCGACGATCTCTTCCGCGCCGGCAACGAGGCGTACTTCCGCGGCGCGTACGACGATGCCTCGTCGCGCTACGAGGAGCTCGTGGAGCTCGGCGTGCGCGACGCCGACGTCTTCTACAACCTCGGCACCGCGTACGCGCGGCAGGGCCGTCATGGCCGCGCGATCGCGGCGTACGAGCGCGCGCTCCGGGTGCGGCCCTCCGATGCCGAGGCCGCGACCGCGCTCCGGCATGCGCGCGATGCGCTCGCGTCGCGTCGCGCCGATCGCGAGGGCGAGGCGACGATGGCGAGCGACGAAGGGCTCGCCCACGCGGTGTTCGGGCGCCTCTCGCGCGACGCGCTCGCGAGCGCGGTGCTGGTGCTCGACGCGCTCTTCTTCGCGGTGCTCGCGGCGTTCCTCTTCGTGCGGCGGGAGACGGCGCGGCTGGCGCTGGGCATCGGTGCGCCCTTGCTCGGTCTCGCGCTCGGCGCCGCGTCGCTCGGTCTCGCGATCCGCTCGGGCGCGTTCGACGAGGGCGTGGCCGCGGTCGTGGTGGCCGATCGCGTCCCGCTGCGCGAGGGGCCGCACGAGGACGCGCAGGAGCGTGCGCGCGTGCGGGAAGGCGAGCGCGCGTGGATCGTCGGCGAGGACGGCGCGTGGGTCCACGTGCGGGCCGGCGGGCGCGAAGGCTGGGTCGAGGGCGCGCAGGTCGTGCGCATCGACTGA
- a CDS encoding tetratricopeptide repeat protein, which produces MSSAPAAAQGARERARTARVEALLAQAERAVSAGRPARALGPLRRAIAADPSDARAPLRLAELLLPDQVDEQVAAPGAAMQRDASEARRVLEAWLAGAPTDPAAQRRASAMRWWAAAIAEGHAVAIDGITRDAGLQDESAASVLRRLAALAIRRDDLEGARRALEAARRAMPQDTEVLAELAALALAQGRATEAVTLFEAVVARRPGDLDALRDVAGARMAAGDAPAAARTLESVARQLPTSGEVRLELARARLEAGDREGGITAAREALELAAPNDAEPAIVLGQALAAAGQRHEARRAFEEALRRRPGSPRATEALRALQNP; this is translated from the coding sequence GTGTCCAGCGCTCCCGCCGCGGCCCAGGGCGCGCGAGAGAGGGCCCGCACGGCGCGCGTGGAGGCGCTGCTCGCGCAGGCGGAGCGCGCGGTGAGCGCAGGGCGGCCGGCGCGTGCGCTCGGGCCGTTGCGGCGGGCGATCGCGGCCGATCCCAGCGATGCGCGCGCACCGCTCCGGCTCGCGGAGCTGCTCCTGCCCGATCAGGTGGACGAGCAGGTCGCCGCGCCCGGCGCCGCGATGCAGCGGGATGCGAGCGAGGCGCGCCGCGTGCTCGAAGCGTGGCTCGCGGGAGCGCCGACCGATCCCGCGGCGCAGAGGCGCGCGAGCGCGATGCGCTGGTGGGCCGCAGCGATCGCCGAGGGTCATGCGGTGGCGATCGACGGGATCACGCGCGACGCGGGATTGCAGGACGAGAGTGCGGCCAGCGTACTGCGCCGCCTCGCGGCGCTCGCGATCCGTCGCGACGATCTCGAGGGCGCGCGGCGTGCGCTCGAGGCCGCGCGCCGCGCGATGCCGCAGGACACCGAGGTGCTCGCCGAGCTCGCGGCGCTCGCGCTCGCGCAGGGCCGCGCGACCGAAGCGGTCACGCTCTTCGAGGCGGTCGTCGCGCGCCGTCCCGGCGATCTCGATGCGCTGCGCGACGTCGCGGGGGCGCGCATGGCCGCGGGCGACGCTCCGGCCGCGGCGCGCACGCTGGAGAGCGTCGCGCGTCAGCTCCCGACGAGCGGCGAGGTCCGCCTCGAGCTCGCACGCGCCCGCCTCGAGGCGGGCGATCGCGAAGGCGGGATCACTGCGGCGCGCGAAGCGCTCGAGCTCGCCGCGCCCAACGACGCCGAGCCCGCGATCGTGCTCGGCCAGGCCCTCGCCGCCGCGGGCCAGCGACACGAAGCGCGACGCGCGTTCGAGGAAGCGCTGCGCCGGAGGCCCGGCAGTCCCCGCGCGACCGAGGCGCTGCGAGCGCTACAGAATCCGTAG
- the uvrA gene encoding excinuclease ABC subunit UvrA has product MRSTRLRGARTHNLRALDLDLEPGTLVAIAGPSGAGKSSLAFGTLYAEGQRRYVESFSAYARQFLERLARPPVDRLEPVAAGIAVDRQAPVRTSRSTVGTMTEVADYAKSLWARAAQLHCRQCGERVIRDEPEAIADALLASHAGAKLLVTYPVPVRDAEGFLGVREMLAGAGYRRVLIDGAVRDLDEVRPSDVLGDEVIAAAPKKKVAKKKATKKKAAPEPEPALRTVEVVADRTVLREEERGRIVEALEAAMTRGHGRAAAVIGSEVHRYSRALHCARCDIGYRDATPGLFSFNSAVGACESCRGFGRVIGVDWAKVLPDPKKTLGGGAIAPWGGKSTAWERRALAKHAVAAGVPLDVPIAQLTEAQREWLMEGDELGYPRGWFGLRGWFGWLESRAYKMHVRVLLSRYRSYEDCTACGGARLKPDALLWKIDGRSIAEMFAMPASDARVFLDRVEPVIEVDAATLLLLRECRDRLRTLEDVGLGYLQLDRASRTLSGGESQRVSLTSALSASLTGAMFVLDEPTVGLHPSDVRKLSRVVERLAEDDNLVLVVEHDPDVIRAADRVIELGPGAGEHGGAIVFDGTPDLLAQGDTATAHALREDARVVRDRRITPSWLVLRGARGHNLQQVELRIPVGAMTCVTGPSGSGKSSLVLETLVPAVQRALGVPGVHQPLEHDALEGAALVSSVVHVDQSPLGRTSRGNAATYLGAWDVIRKRFAREPIAKERGYTDGFFSFNVEGGRCETCRGDGAETVEMQFLADVTFSCPDCSGRRFVGPVLDVVHRGMTVADVLELTANEAAERFAGDASVSERLRPMIDVGLGYLKLGQSLNTLSGGEAQRLKLALALAETPPGALVVLDEPTAGLHAKDVEPLMQVLDRLVARGDTVVVVEHDMRVAARADRVIDLGPGAGNEGGRIVAAGTPEEVANVEGSRTAEFLARALGRGAPEKVSRTRTTKSTSTDARVIEVVNAHEHNLRNVSVRFPREKLVAVTGPSGSGKSTLAFDVVFAEGQRRYLETLSPYARQYLPQLPRPAVDRVVGVPPTVSVEQRITRGGANSTVATVTEVAHYLRLLWARAGLLHCTECEVPIAARAPGLLTEDVLARFGAKAEITVLAPIVRGRKGHHRELLGQMRDKGFTEARIDGVLRTLEPGLSLARFVEHEVDVVVDRAKGDRAKLEAALRRAAELGEGSVRVLAAGEDLLLSTKRACPSCGKGYPELDPRFFSFNTRQGQCEGCEGKGFHLRTIGKGKTLREVREACEDCGGTRLSKLARSVTIDERPITALLSQSVEAARRELSTMTLKGREKEIGEPCLHESEARLRFLEEVGLGYLGLDRPADTLSGGETQRVRLAAQLGSGLTGLLYVLDEPTIGLHPRDTGKLVGALRSLVDKGNSVIVVEHDTDVIRAAEHVVDVGPGGGKRGGRVLAEGAPAVLETVRESITGASIARAAHIPSERRDCAKAPRLELEGARGHNLKSVDVSIPLGRLVVVSGVSGSGKSTLVRRVLLPAVRDALGLVNDEPGLPFAKLRGADKLQRATMVDQSPIGRTPRSVPATYVGVWDEIRRLLAQTPEARARGWDASRFSFNVSHGGRCPTCEGNGSLTVEMAFLPDVYLPCDGCRGMRFTQETLDARLHDRSAGELLKMEIEEAAKVLSAVPKVARPLELLAELGLGYLELGQASNTLSGGEAQRLKLVAELGTAAQGKTLYVLDEPTTGLHRDDVGRLIGVLGKFVERGDTVVVIEHHPDVILQADWVIDLGPEGGQGGGTIVVQGTPEEVAACERSHTGRALREEYARAGIELGAKKKTPKRKAS; this is encoded by the coding sequence ATGCGCTCGACACGTCTCCGCGGCGCTCGCACCCACAACCTGCGCGCGCTCGATCTCGACCTCGAGCCCGGCACGCTCGTCGCCATCGCGGGCCCGTCGGGCGCCGGCAAGTCCTCGCTCGCGTTCGGCACGCTCTACGCCGAGGGCCAGCGTCGCTACGTCGAGAGCTTCAGCGCGTACGCGCGACAGTTCCTCGAGCGCCTCGCGCGCCCGCCGGTCGATCGCCTCGAGCCGGTCGCGGCGGGCATCGCGGTGGATCGCCAGGCGCCGGTGCGCACCAGTCGCTCGACCGTCGGCACGATGACCGAGGTCGCCGACTACGCGAAGAGCCTGTGGGCGCGCGCGGCGCAGCTGCACTGTCGTCAGTGCGGCGAGCGCGTGATCCGCGACGAGCCCGAAGCGATCGCCGACGCGCTGCTCGCGTCGCACGCGGGCGCGAAGCTGCTCGTCACGTACCCGGTGCCGGTGCGCGACGCCGAGGGCTTCCTCGGCGTGCGCGAGATGCTCGCGGGCGCGGGCTATCGGCGCGTGCTGATCGACGGCGCGGTGCGCGATCTCGACGAGGTGCGCCCGAGCGACGTGCTCGGCGACGAGGTGATCGCGGCCGCGCCGAAGAAGAAGGTCGCGAAGAAGAAGGCGACCAAGAAGAAGGCCGCCCCCGAGCCGGAGCCCGCGCTGCGCACGGTGGAGGTCGTCGCGGATCGCACCGTGCTGCGCGAGGAAGAGCGCGGCCGCATCGTCGAGGCGCTCGAGGCCGCGATGACGCGCGGGCATGGTCGCGCCGCAGCGGTGATCGGCAGCGAGGTGCATCGCTACTCGCGCGCGCTGCACTGTGCGCGCTGTGACATCGGGTATCGCGACGCGACGCCGGGGCTCTTCTCGTTCAACAGCGCGGTCGGCGCGTGCGAGTCGTGTCGCGGCTTCGGCCGCGTGATCGGCGTCGATTGGGCGAAGGTCCTGCCCGATCCGAAGAAGACGCTCGGCGGTGGTGCGATCGCGCCGTGGGGCGGCAAGTCGACGGCGTGGGAGCGCCGCGCCCTCGCGAAGCACGCGGTCGCGGCCGGCGTGCCGCTCGACGTGCCGATCGCGCAGCTCACCGAGGCGCAGCGCGAGTGGCTCATGGAGGGCGACGAGCTCGGCTATCCGCGTGGCTGGTTCGGCCTGCGCGGGTGGTTCGGATGGCTCGAGTCGCGCGCCTACAAGATGCACGTGCGCGTGCTGCTCTCGCGCTACCGCAGCTACGAGGACTGCACCGCGTGCGGCGGCGCGCGCCTCAAGCCCGACGCGCTGCTCTGGAAGATCGACGGGCGGTCGATCGCGGAGATGTTCGCGATGCCCGCTTCGGACGCGCGGGTGTTCCTCGATCGCGTCGAGCCGGTGATCGAGGTCGACGCGGCGACGCTCCTGCTCCTGCGCGAGTGTCGTGATCGACTGCGCACGCTCGAGGACGTCGGGCTCGGCTATCTGCAGCTCGATCGCGCGTCGCGCACGCTGAGCGGCGGTGAGTCGCAGCGCGTGTCGCTGACGAGCGCGCTCTCGGCGTCGCTCACCGGCGCGATGTTCGTGCTCGACGAGCCGACGGTCGGTCTGCATCCGAGCGACGTCCGCAAGCTCTCGCGCGTCGTCGAGCGGCTCGCGGAGGACGACAACCTCGTGCTCGTCGTGGAGCACGATCCCGACGTGATCCGCGCCGCGGATCGCGTCATCGAGCTCGGCCCCGGCGCGGGCGAGCACGGCGGTGCGATCGTGTTCGACGGAACGCCCGACCTGCTCGCGCAGGGCGACACCGCGACCGCGCACGCGCTGCGCGAGGACGCGCGCGTCGTTCGTGATCGACGCATCACGCCGAGCTGGCTCGTGCTGCGCGGCGCGCGCGGCCACAACCTCCAGCAGGTCGAGCTGCGCATCCCGGTCGGCGCGATGACGTGCGTCACCGGGCCGAGCGGCTCGGGCAAGAGCAGCTTGGTGCTCGAGACGCTCGTGCCCGCGGTGCAGCGCGCGCTCGGCGTGCCCGGCGTGCACCAGCCGCTCGAACACGACGCGCTCGAGGGCGCGGCGCTGGTCTCGAGCGTCGTGCACGTCGATCAGTCCCCGCTCGGTCGCACCTCGCGCGGCAACGCGGCGACGTACCTCGGCGCGTGGGACGTGATCCGGAAGCGGTTCGCGCGCGAGCCGATTGCGAAGGAGCGCGGCTACACCGACGGGTTCTTCTCGTTCAACGTCGAAGGCGGACGCTGCGAGACCTGCCGCGGCGACGGCGCCGAGACCGTGGAGATGCAGTTCCTCGCGGACGTGACGTTCTCGTGCCCCGACTGCAGCGGACGTCGCTTCGTGGGGCCGGTGCTCGACGTCGTGCATCGCGGCATGACGGTCGCGGACGTGCTCGAGCTCACCGCGAACGAAGCGGCGGAGCGCTTCGCGGGCGACGCGTCGGTGAGCGAGCGGCTGCGTCCCATGATCGACGTCGGGCTCGGCTATCTGAAGCTCGGCCAGTCGCTCAACACGCTGAGCGGCGGCGAGGCGCAGCGCCTGAAGCTCGCGCTCGCGCTCGCGGAGACCCCGCCGGGCGCGCTCGTGGTGCTCGACGAGCCGACCGCGGGATTGCACGCGAAGGACGTCGAGCCGCTGATGCAGGTGCTCGATCGCCTGGTCGCGCGCGGCGACACGGTGGTGGTCGTCGAGCACGACATGCGCGTCGCGGCGCGCGCCGATCGTGTGATCGATCTCGGCCCCGGCGCGGGCAACGAGGGCGGTCGCATCGTGGCCGCGGGCACGCCCGAGGAGGTCGCCAACGTCGAGGGATCGCGCACCGCGGAGTTCCTCGCGCGCGCCCTGGGGCGCGGCGCTCCCGAGAAGGTCTCGAGGACGCGCACCACCAAGAGCACGAGCACCGACGCGCGAGTCATCGAGGTGGTGAACGCGCACGAGCACAACCTGCGCAACGTCTCGGTGCGCTTCCCGCGCGAGAAGCTGGTCGCGGTCACCGGGCCGAGCGGCTCGGGCAAGTCGACGCTCGCGTTCGACGTGGTGTTCGCGGAAGGGCAGCGGCGTTATCTCGAGACGCTCTCGCCCTACGCGCGTCAGTACCTGCCGCAGCTCCCGCGGCCCGCGGTCGATCGCGTCGTCGGCGTGCCGCCGACGGTCTCGGTCGAGCAGCGCATCACCCGCGGCGGCGCGAACTCGACGGTCGCGACGGTCACCGAGGTCGCGCACTACCTGCGCCTGCTCTGGGCCCGCGCCGGGCTGCTGCACTGCACCGAGTGCGAGGTGCCGATCGCGGCGCGCGCGCCCGGTCTCCTCACCGAGGACGTGCTCGCGCGCTTCGGCGCGAAGGCCGAGATCACCGTGCTCGCGCCGATCGTGCGCGGCCGCAAGGGCCATCACCGCGAGCTGCTCGGTCAGATGCGCGACAAGGGCTTCACCGAGGCGCGCATCGATGGAGTCCTCCGTACGCTCGAGCCCGGCCTCTCGCTCGCGCGCTTCGTCGAGCACGAGGTCGACGTCGTCGTCGATCGTGCGAAGGGCGATCGCGCGAAGCTCGAGGCCGCGCTGCGTCGCGCCGCGGAGCTCGGCGAGGGCAGCGTGCGCGTGCTCGCGGCGGGCGAGGATCTGCTGCTCTCGACGAAGCGCGCCTGTCCGAGCTGCGGCAAGGGCTACCCCGAGCTCGACCCGCGCTTCTTCTCGTTCAACACGCGCCAGGGCCAGTGCGAGGGCTGCGAGGGCAAGGGCTTCCACCTCCGCACCATCGGCAAGGGCAAGACGCTGCGCGAGGTGCGCGAGGCGTGCGAGGACTGCGGCGGTACGCGCCTCTCGAAGCTCGCGCGCTCGGTCACGATCGACGAGCGACCGATCACCGCGCTGCTCTCGCAGAGCGTCGAGGCCGCGCGCCGCGAGCTCTCGACGATGACGCTGAAGGGCCGCGAGAAGGAGATCGGCGAGCCCTGTCTCCACGAGTCCGAGGCACGGCTTCGTTTCCTCGAGGAGGTCGGGCTCGGCTATCTCGGCCTCGATCGCCCGGCGGACACGCTGAGCGGCGGCGAGACCCAGCGCGTCCGCCTCGCGGCGCAGCTCGGCAGCGGCCTCACCGGCCTCCTCTACGTCCTCGACGAGCCGACGATCGGCCTGCACCCGCGCGACACCGGCAAGCTCGTCGGCGCGCTGCGCTCGCTCGTCGACAAGGGCAACAGCGTGATCGTCGTCGAGCACGACACCGACGTGATCCGCGCCGCCGAGCACGTCGTCGACGTCGGTCCGGGCGGTGGCAAGCGCGGCGGACGCGTGCTCGCGGAGGGCGCGCCCGCGGTGCTCGAGACGGTGCGCGAGTCGATCACCGGCGCGTCGATCGCGCGCGCCGCGCACATCCCGAGCGAGCGTCGTGACTGCGCGAAGGCGCCGCGCCTCGAGCTCGAGGGCGCGCGCGGGCACAACCTGAAGAGCGTCGACGTCTCGATCCCGCTCGGTCGTCTCGTCGTCGTCAGCGGCGTGAGCGGCTCGGGCAAGAGCACGCTCGTGCGGCGCGTGCTGCTGCCCGCGGTGCGCGATGCGCTCGGCCTCGTGAACGACGAGCCCGGCCTGCCCTTCGCGAAGCTGCGCGGCGCCGACAAGCTCCAGCGCGCGACGATGGTCGATCAGAGCCCGATCGGTCGCACGCCGCGCTCGGTGCCCGCCACCTACGTCGGCGTGTGGGACGAGATCCGTCGCCTGCTCGCGCAGACGCCCGAGGCGCGCGCGCGTGGCTGGGACGCGTCGCGCTTCTCGTTCAACGTGTCGCACGGCGGTCGCTGTCCGACGTGCGAGGGCAACGGCTCGCTGACCGTCGAGATGGCGTTCCTGCCCGACGTCTACCTGCCGTGCGACGGATGCCGCGGCATGCGCTTCACCCAGGAGACGCTCGACGCGCGCCTGCACGATCGCAGCGCGGGCGAGCTGCTCAAGATGGAGATCGAAGAGGCCGCGAAGGTGCTCTCCGCAGTGCCCAAGGTCGCGCGCCCGCTCGAGCTGCTCGCCGAGCTCGGCCTCGGCTACCTCGAGCTCGGCCAGGCCTCGAACACGCTGAGCGGCGGCGAGGCGCAGCGCCTGAAGCTGGTCGCGGAGCTCGGCACCGCGGCGCAGGGCAAGACGCTCTACGTGCTCGACGAGCCCACCACCGGCCTGCACCGCGACGACGTCGGTCGGCTGATCGGCGTGCTCGGCAAGTTCGTCGAGCGCGGCGACACGGTCGTCGTGATCGAGCATCACCCCGACGTGATCCTCCAGGCCGACTGGGTGATCGATCTCGGCCCCGAGGGAGGGCAGGGCGGCGGCACGATCGTGGTGCAGGGCACGCCCGAAGAGGTCGCCGCGTGCGAGCGCAGCCACACCGGCCGCGCGCTGCGCGAGGAGTACGCGCGCGCCGGCATCGAGCTCGGCGCGAAGAAGAAGACCCCGAAGCGCAAGGCGAGTTGA